Genomic segment of Microbacterium sp. BH-3-3-3:
ACGCGCCGTACTCGCTCGACGTGGAGCCGCTGCTCGAGATCCCCGACATCGTGCGCGAGCGGGGGAGTCGGCTGCACCTGCACCTGGGCGAGGCGGCGTTCGAGCGCGAGCACGGCGAGGCCGTGCCGTGGCAGGTGCATCGGCCGTCGAGCTTCCGGGCGCTGCGCGACGAGGGCTTCGGCACCGGGGCGACGGAGTTCGTCGACGAGCTGGGCGTTCTGGGGCCGGACTGCCACATCGCGCACGGGGTCTACATGACCGCGCGCGACCGGGCGATCCTGCGCGCCCGCGGCACGACGGTGGCGCTCTGCCCGCGCTCCAACGCCGTCATCGGGCTCGACGAGCCGCCCGTGGCCGCCTACCTCATCGAGGGCAATGCGCTCGCCGTGGGCACCGACTCCCTGGCATCCAGTCCCTCACTCGACCTGCTCGCCGACGTGTCGGCCCTGCATCGCCTCGCGCGGACCCAGGGGTACGTCAATCGCGACCTGTCGGAGTTGCTGCTGCGCGCGGCGACGCTGGGCGGGGCGCACGCGATGGGCCTCGACACCGGACCCGCCCGCACGGGGTACCTCGCCGTGGGCGCCGTCGCCGACCTGGCGTTCTTCGACGTCGCGGTGTCGGACGTCGATGACACCATCGAGCATCTCGCGGTGGACGGCGCGGGTTCCGCGGCCGCCACCTTCATCGACGGCGAGGCCCGGTGGGTCTCGGCCGGCTTCACCCGAGAGACCGGAGTCCTCACATGACCGATCGCCCCGCCGCCGCCGTCCTGCTCGATCTCGAGCCCCACGCCGAGGGTGGCTGGTTCCGCCGCATGTGGACCGGCGGCTATGCGGTCGAGACGCCGGCGGGCGAGCGGCCCGCGGCCACCTGCATCCACTACCTGCTCACCCCCGGCGAAGAGAGCGCGTGGCACGTCGTCACGAGCGACGAGGTGTGGCTCTGGCACGGCCCCGGAACGCTCGAGCTGTCGCTGGGCGGCGACGGCGCCGAGCCGGGGGAGGCGCGCACCGTGACGCTCGGTCCCGACCTCGCCGCGGGCCACGTGCTGCAGCACACCGTGCCCGCCGGGGTATGGCAGTCCGCTCGGCTGGCGGGGGAGTCCGAGGTCGTCGTCAGCTGCCTCGTGTCGCCAGGTTTCAGCTTCGAGGATTGGCGCCTCGCCCCGTGATTTAGGCTGTGCACATCACAGCACTCCGGGGATGACCCCGATACGTCCACGAGGAGACATCGTGACCACTTTCGCACGCCTGCGCCGCGCCGCCGCCCTGACCGCCGTGGCCACCGCCACGGTCGTCTCGCTCACCGCCTGCGCCTTCGCCCCCACGGGCTCCGACGCCGGCGCCGCCCCCGCTTCCGAGGGGGCGCTGCAGACCGTCACGGCCGGCAAGCTCACCATCGCCACGGGCGAGCCGGCGTTCTCGCCGTGGGTCGAGAACGACGACCCCGCGTCGTGCGAGGGCTTCGAGGCCGCCGTCTCGTGCGCCGTCGCCGAGAAGCTCGGCTTCGCGACGAGCGACGTGGTGTGGGTGCGCTCCAACTTCGACAGCGCCATCGCTCCCGGTCCGAAGGACTGGGACATGAACGTGCAGCAGTTCTCGATCACCGACGAGCGCAAAGAGGCCGTCGACTTCTCGTCGCCGTACTACACGACCACGCAGGCCGTCGTGACGACCGGTGCCTCGCCCGTCGCCGGTGCGACGAGCGTCGCCGAGCTGAAGAGCGTGCCCGTGGGCGTCATGAGCGCCACGACGAGCTACCAGGTGGCCGCCGACCAGCTCGGCACCACGAACCTCAGCGTCTTCAAC
This window contains:
- a CDS encoding amidohydrolase family protein, with translation MNVVLYSASLVLPITAPPIPGGAIAVAGGRIRHVGDREWVRHELRARGVAFDEVHWPGVLTPGLVNAHSHLQYTGMAEVGRGSYAGFDDWDEAFTPVYREAHDWAADARTGALAMIAAGTTAVADIVTDVEAASALHDARLHGITYWEVMSWTNAAWAQRGRAEVEARLDALPGPPGTGLSPHAPYSLDVEPLLEIPDIVRERGSRLHLHLGEAAFEREHGEAVPWQVHRPSSFRALRDEGFGTGATEFVDELGVLGPDCHIAHGVYMTARDRAILRARGTTVALCPRSNAVIGLDEPPVAAYLIEGNALAVGTDSLASSPSLDLLADVSALHRLARTQGYVNRDLSELLLRAATLGGAHAMGLDTGPARTGYLAVGAVADLAFFDVAVSDVDDTIEHLAVDGAGSAAATFIDGEARWVSAGFTRETGVLT
- a CDS encoding cupin domain-containing protein, producing the protein MTDRPAAAVLLDLEPHAEGGWFRRMWTGGYAVETPAGERPAATCIHYLLTPGEESAWHVVTSDEVWLWHGPGTLELSLGGDGAEPGEARTVTLGPDLAAGHVLQHTVPAGVWQSARLAGESEVVVSCLVSPGFSFEDWRLAP
- a CDS encoding ABC transporter substrate-binding protein, which encodes MTTFARLRRAAALTAVATATVVSLTACAFAPTGSDAGAAPASEGALQTVTAGKLTIATGEPAFSPWVENDDPASCEGFEAAVSCAVAEKLGFATSDVVWVRSNFDSAIAPGPKDWDMNVQQFSITDERKEAVDFSSPYYTTTQAVVTTGASPVAGATSVAELKSVPVGVMSATTSYQVAADQLGTTNLSVFNSNDDAVAALQSGQVDAIVVDLPTAFYLAGAVLDDGKVVGQLPDSSAGGDELAYVLPKDSALTTPVTEAVDALRAEGTLDELQQKWLGGTAAAPVLK